Proteins found in one Zea mays cultivar B73 chromosome 1, Zm-B73-REFERENCE-NAM-5.0, whole genome shotgun sequence genomic segment:
- the LOC100279895 gene encoding uncharacterized protein isoform X1, with the protein MVSGHIFHCRKNSWPAEEYVGRTALQLLDFDGGAPPEQAWRRRLNSHANILKEFSVTFMEAMRMMSLGLRLWSYVREEASHGRKAPIDPFTKERCKPSASQGVPLGGMGSGSISRGFRGEFKNWHIIPGLCESSPVMENQFSIFVSRDGGNKKYSSVLAPGHHEGLKKNSDSGISSWDWNLSGQHSTYHALFPRAWTVYDGEPDPDLKISCRQISPFIPHDYKDSSLPTSVFVYTLVNTGRDRAKVSLLMTWANSIGGFSHNSGGHYNEPFIAEDGVSGVLLHHKTAKDNPPVTFAVAACETQNVNVTVLPVFGLSGENHVSAKEMWNTMLQNGHFDRENFSAGPSMPSSPGQKLCAAVSASTWVEPHGRCTVVFALAWSSPKVKFQKGCTYNRRYTQFYGTSEKSAVNLVHDALTKYKLWEEEIEKWQNPILKDERLPEWYKFTLFNELYFLVAGGTVWTDGQPPAIDEKKSPGFNHQKSSKRGTKDTNQGSVKDRHVNLAVEQVPHGGYMANGDDHSVSKFAAVHGSEMQEQINGLKSEEPIPYLISKDGPEHVGKFLYLEGVEYIMWNTYDVHFYASFALLDLFPKIELSIQRDFANAVLYEDRRKVKFLADGTSGIRKVKGAVPHDLGTHDPWHEMNAYNIHDTSKWKDLNPKFVLQIYRDFAATGDMQFGRDVWPAVCAAMDYMDQFDRDGDGLIENDGFPDQTYDAWTVHGISAYCGCLWLAALQAAATMAHRLGDRHFAEKYKLKFIKAKAVYEAKLWNGSYFNYDSGTSSNSRSIQADQLAGQWYAASSGLPPLFDEHKIRTALQKIFEFNVMKVKGGRMGAVNGMTPKGKVDETCMQSREIWTGVTYAVAANMLLHGMEHQGFTTAEGIFTAGWSEEGYGYWFQTPEGWTTDGHYRSLVYMRPLAIWAIQYAVSPPKAILEAPKVNLMDRIHISPHMVRAISEISIRKVAPDNRCFPSSAFHCEC; encoded by the exons ATGGTGAGCGGCCACATCTTCCACTGCCGGAAGAACTCGTGGCCGGCGGAGGAGTACGTCGGCCGGACCGCGCTGCAGCTG TTGGATTTCGATGGCGGGGCGCCGCCGGAGCAGGCGTGGCGGAGGCGGCTCAACAGCCACGCGAACATCCTCAAGGAGTTCAGTGTCACTTTCATGGAGGCAATGAGGATG ATGAGCCTTGGCCTGAGACTATGGTCGTATGTTCGGGAGGAGGCGTCACATGGACGG AAAGCACCGATCGATCCGTTCACAAAAGAGCGCTGTAAACCGTCAGCTTCCCAGGGTGTGCCACTTGGTGGGATGGG GAGCGGAAGCATTTCGAGAGGTTTCAGGGGAGAGTTCAAGAATTGGCACATCATACCTGGTCTTTGTGAAAGTTCGCCGGTCATGGAGAACCAGTTCTCT ATATTTGTATCTCGAGACGGGGGTAATAAGAAATACTCATCAGTTTTGGCTCCTGGACATCATGAAGGTCTGAA GAAAAATAGTGACTCTGGAATTTCTTCATGGGACTGGAATTTAAGTGGTCAACACTCGACCTATCATGCATTGTTCCCTCGGGCATGGACTGTTTATGATG GTGAACCTGATCCAGACCTTAAAATCTCATGTCGTCAAATATCACCTTTCATTCCTCATGATTACAAGGATAGCAGTCTTCCAACATCTGTATTTGTGTATACT CTAGTAAACACTGGGAGAGATCGTGCAAAAGTAAGCCTGTTAATGACATGGGCG AATTCTATTGGAGGTTTTTCGCATAATTCAGGAGGCCACTACAATGAGCCCTTCAT TGCGGAAGATGGAGTATCAGGAGTGCTTCTGCATCACAA AACAGCCAAGGATAATCCACCTGTCACTTTTGCTGTTGCTGCCTGCGAAACTCAGAATGTGAATGTGACAGTCTTGCCAGTGTTTGGTCTTTCTGGAGAAAACCATGTTTCCGCAAAGGAAATGTGGAACACCATGCTACAG AATGGTCACTTTGATCGGGAAAATTTCAGTGCTGGTCCCAGTATGCCTTCTTCTCCAGGACAGAAACTCTGTGCAGCTGTCTCAGCCTCAACTTGGGTTGAGCCACATGGTAGATGTACTGTTGTGTTTGCTCTGGCTTGGTCCTCACCTAAAGTAAAGTTTCAAAAAGGATGCACATATAACAG GAGGTACACCCAATTCTACGGAACTTCTGAGAAATCGGCTGTTAATTTGGTACATGATGCCTTAACAA AATATAAACTTTGGGAAGAAGAAATTGAGAAGTGGCAAAACCCCATACTGAAGGATGAAAGGCTTCCAGAATG GTATAAGTTCACTCTTTTTAATGAGCTTTACTTTCTGGTAGCTGGGGGGACTGTTTGGACAG ATGGTCAACCCCCAGCAATCGATGAGAAAAAGAGTCCTGGTTTTAATCACCAGAAGTCCTCAAAGAGGGGTACTAAAGACACCAATCAGGGATCTGTTAAAGATAGACATGTCAACCTGGCAGTGGAGCAAGTACCTCATGGTGGttacatggctaatggtgatgaTCACAGTGTATCCAAGTTCGCAGCAGTTCATGGATCAGAAATGCAAGAACAAATCAATGGACTCAAGTCAGAAGAGCCAATTCCTTACTTGATTTCAAAGGATGGCCCTGAACACGTTGGCAAGTTTTTGTATCTAGAAGGAGTGGAATACATCATGTGGAACACATATGATGTGCATTTCTATGCATCTTTTGCTCTCCTTGATTTGTTCCCAAAAATAGAGTTGAGTATCCAACGTGATTTTGCCAATGCTGTGCTGTATGAAGATCGGCGCAAAGTAAAATTTTTGGCTGATGGTACATCCGGAATCCGCAAGGTTAAAGGTGCAGTGCCTCATGACCTCGGAACGCATGATCCGTGGCATGAAATGAATGCATATAACATACACGATACAAGCAAATGGAAAGATTTGAACCCCAAATTTGTGCTCCAGATATACAGAGACTTTGCTGCTACAGGTGATATGCAATTCGGTCGAGATGTTTGGCCTGCAGTCTGTGCTGCTATGGACTATATGGATCAGTTTGACCGTGATGGTGATGGTCTCATTGAGAATGATGGATTTCCTGATCAAACCTATGATGCTTGGACTGTTCATGGAATCAGTGCTTACTGTGGTTGTCTTTGGCTTGCTGCACTTCAAGCTGCAGCTACAATGGCTCATCGCCTTGGGGATCGGCACTTTGCTGAGAAGTACAAGCTCAAGTTTATAAAAGCCAAAGCAGTATATGAGGCGAAGTTATGGAATGGGTCATATTTCAATTACGACAGCGGCACAAGTAGCAACAGTAGATCCATTCAGGCTGATCAGCTGGCAGGACAGTGGTATGCTGCCTCGTCGGGCTTGCCCCCGCTTTTCGATGAGCACAAGATAAGAACTGCTCTGCAAAAAATATTTGAATTCAACGTGATGAAGGTTAAAGGAGGACGGATGGGAGCTGTAAATGGTATGACtccaaagggaaaggtggacgagACATGCATGCAATCACGTGAAATCTGGACTGGTGTTACATACGCTGTTGCTGCAAATATGCTGCTCCATGGAATGGAGCATCAAGGCTTTACGACCGCAGAAGGAATTTTTACTGCGGGATGGTCAGAAGAAGGATATGG GTATTGGTTCCAAACACCAGAAGGATGGACCACAGATGGGCATTATAGATCCCTCGTATACATGCGGCCTCTTGCCATTTGGGCGATCCAGTATGCAGTTTCTCCTCCCAAGGCTATTCTTGAGGCCCCCAAAGTTAACCTAATGGACCGAATACATATCTCCCCTCACATGGTCCGAGCAATTAGCGAGATAAGCATTAGAAAGGTAGCACCCGACAATAGATGTTTCCCTAGCTCTGCCTTCCACTGTGAATGCTGA